A section of the Venturia canescens isolate UGA chromosome 11, ASM1945775v1, whole genome shotgun sequence genome encodes:
- the LOC122417720 gene encoding uncharacterized protein — protein sequence MTCQISCLNGSSLFLLIIFVNLSSSINNLPTIESYAKVSINRPQSGTQIDRNPTYRPAVNQGRGFSDIEISRSPVYVPTGKKLRNGEAVDHPNTNQQQSSDTRIQAQDRFVPHSNPGRQNIEAAQNSGSGQLMFPVPSYATLPKEVYSSNYDYQTHSKPSSNDPSATGAMEYPPDSESTFSKIPDSYAQPEIYGNDDSGDSPKFSGFPTSSSYGDTYRPKPADFPDHYESPSYASDPYFSHHEVIYDHPPDDHFHDYPKMTTTTEEPEMNDQRLSKRPYSYYYIGKKLWYLPLYFSIYFIIYIAALVLKSITRHKINFPASLAAVAADGRHSHMPYEIPGWYGLTKRVLDGIDLYNSIGKS from the exons ATGACGTGCCAAATATCGTGCTTAAATGGCTCATCActgtttttattaataatatttgttaatttatcatCGTCGATAAATAATCTCCCGACGATCGAGTCGTACGCGAAGGTATCAATAAATCGGCCTCAATCGGGGACCCAAATCGATCGAAATCCGACTTACCGACCGGCGGTTAATCAAGGAAGAGGTTTTTCCGATATCGAGATTTCTCGATCGCCGGTCTACGTGCCAACCGGCAAGAAATTACGCAATGGCGAAGCCGTCGATCATCCAAATACGAACCAACAGCAGAGCTCAGACACTCGGATACAGGCACAGGACAGATTCGTTCCGCACTCGAATCCCGGGAGACAGAATATCGAGGCTGCTCAAAATTCTGGCTCCGGACAATTGATGTTTCCCGTACCGAGCTACGCGACACTCCCGAAAGAAGTTTATTCCTCGAACTACGATTATCAAACGCATTCGAAACCCTCGAGCAACGATCCTTCAGCTACTGGCGCAATGGAATATCCGCCGGATTCGGAAAGTACTTTTTCGAAG ATCCCGGACTCTTACGCACAGCCGGAAATTTATGGAAACGACGATTCCGGGGATTCTCCAAAATTCTCAGGATTCCCAACGAGTTCATCCTACGGAGACACGTACCGGCCGAAACCTGCCGATTTTCCCGACCACTACGAGAGCCCGAGCTACGCCAGCGatccttatttttctcaccacgAGGTCATCTACGATCATCCACCGGACGACCATTTCCATGACTACCCAAAAATGACTACAACGACCGAAGAGCCGGAAATGAACGATCAACGGCTCAGCAAACGTCCCTATTCTTACTATTACATCGGCAAAAAGCTCTGGTATCTTCCCCTCTACTTCAGCAtctatttcattatttacattGCAGCCCTCGTTCTGAAAAGCATAACCAGACACAAAATTAATTTTCCGGCGAGCCTCGCCGCCGTTGCCGCTGATGGAAGACACTCCCACATGCCCTACGAGATTCCTGGATGGTACGGTCTCACCAAACGTGTTCTCGACGGTATCGACCTCTACAACAGCATcggaaaatcatga
- the LOC122417722 gene encoding uncharacterized protein, producing the protein MMELVRAIFLLCFFTHWANSYALKDGPRNINPGDEFTTESTAVATTAQSFRNARWYKRGGHEELDEYDDHDDMEDDDHSDAKAISHGKIDYWAGYYDFLINEGSYKFWAVFQLATAALLIYSGFAALYYAKVNPTTNDDYDYFLRKRRRRRDAFLGLDPQTFQRILDAVSTEH; encoded by the exons ATGATGGAACTAGTTCGCGCTATTTTTTTACTGTGCTTTTTCACTCATTGGGCCAACAGCTACGCACTTAAGGACGGACCAAGGAATATTAATCCCGGTGACGAGTTCACGACGGAGAGCACTGCTGTCGCGACAACGGCACAATCCTTCAG AAATGCAAGATGGTACAAGCGAGGAGGCCACGAGGAGCTGGACGAGTACGATGACCACGATGACATGGAGGACGATGATCACAGTGACGCCAAAGCGATATCTCATGGGAAAATTGATTACTGGGCAGGCTACTACGATTTTTTGATCAACGAAGGAAGCTACAAATTCTGGGCAGTGTTTCAG CTCGCAACCGCTGCGCTTCTCATATACAGTGGTTTCGCTGCCCTCTACTACGCGAAGGTGAACCCGACGACGAACGACGACTACgattactttttacgaaaacgAAGGAGACGGAGGGACGCGTTTTTGGGTTTGGATCCTCAAACGTTTCAGAGGATACTCGATGCGGTTAGCACCGAGCACTAA